A single genomic interval of Polaribacter vadi harbors:
- the rplQ gene encoding 50S ribosomal protein L17 has protein sequence MRHGKKHNHLGRKTAHRKAMLANMTCSLIEHKRINTTVAKAKALRVFAEPLITKSKSDTTHNRRIVFSHLRDKYAVTELFKEISVKVADRPGGYLRIIKLGNRQGDNAPMAMIELVDYNEIYNPKGTKAKKSTRRSRRGGSNKTETAQVENTATEEKSEE, from the coding sequence ATGAGACACGGAAAAAAGCATAATCATTTAGGAAGAAAAACAGCTCACAGAAAAGCAATGTTAGCTAATATGACATGTTCTTTAATTGAACACAAACGTATTAATACAACTGTTGCTAAAGCGAAAGCTTTAAGAGTTTTTGCAGAGCCTTTAATTACAAAGTCTAAAAGTGATACAACTCACAACAGACGTATCGTTTTTTCTCACTTACGTGATAAATATGCTGTTACAGAATTATTCAAAGAAATTTCTGTAAAAGTAGCTGACAGACCAGGAGGTTACTTACGTATCATAAAATTAGGAAATCGTCAGGGAGATAATGCTCCTATGGCTATGATTGAATTAGTTGATTACAACGAAATTTATAATCCTAAAGGAACAAAAGCTAAAAAATCTACACGTAGAAGTAGAAGAGGAGGATCTAATAAAACTGAAACTGCTCAAGTAGAAAATACTGCTACCGAAGAAAAATCAGAAGAATAA
- a CDS encoding DNA-directed RNA polymerase subunit alpha produces the protein MAILNFQKPDKVIMIESTDFSGRFEFRPLEPGFGLTVGNALRRVLLSSLEGFAITSLRVDGVEHEFSTVSGVVEDVTEIILNLKQVRFKKQIDETDRETVSVSISGQEQFTAGDLQKFISGFQVLNPDLVICNMDKSVKLNAEITIEKGRGFVPAEENKKASAPIGTIFTDSIYTPIKNVKYAIENYRVEQKTDYEKLVFDIDTDGSINPKDALTEAAKILIHHFMLFSDERITLEADEIAQTETYDEESLHMRQLLKTRLIDMDLSVRALNCLKAAEVDTLGDLVSFNKSDLMKFRNFGKKSLTELEELVIVKGLSFGMDLTKYKLDRD, from the coding sequence ATGGCAATTTTAAATTTTCAAAAACCTGATAAGGTTATCATGATTGAATCTACAGATTTTTCTGGTAGATTTGAATTTAGACCTTTAGAACCAGGATTTGGTTTAACTGTTGGAAACGCTTTAAGAAGAGTTCTTTTATCTTCTTTAGAAGGGTTTGCAATTACATCTTTACGTGTAGATGGTGTAGAACATGAGTTCTCTACTGTTTCTGGTGTTGTAGAAGATGTTACAGAAATTATTTTAAACTTAAAACAAGTACGTTTTAAGAAACAAATTGATGAAACTGATAGAGAAACTGTATCTGTTTCAATTTCTGGTCAAGAGCAATTTACTGCTGGAGATTTACAGAAATTTATTTCAGGTTTTCAAGTATTGAATCCTGATTTAGTAATTTGTAATATGGATAAATCTGTGAAGTTAAACGCAGAAATTACAATTGAAAAAGGTAGAGGATTTGTTCCTGCTGAAGAAAATAAAAAAGCATCTGCACCTATAGGTACAATTTTTACTGATTCTATTTACACTCCTATTAAGAATGTAAAATATGCAATCGAAAATTATCGTGTAGAACAAAAAACAGATTACGAAAAATTAGTATTTGATATCGATACTGATGGTTCAATTAATCCTAAAGATGCATTAACTGAAGCAGCAAAAATCTTAATTCATCACTTTATGTTATTCTCTGATGAGCGTATCACTTTAGAAGCAGATGAAATTGCACAAACAGAAACATATGATGAGGAATCATTACATATGCGTCAATTATTAAAAACTAGATTAATCGATATGGATTTATCTGTTAGAGCTTTAAATTGTTTAAAAGCAGCAGAAGTAGATACATTAGGAGATTTAGTTTCTTTTAATAAAAGTGATTTAATGAAATTTAGAAACTTTGGTAAAAAGTCATTAACAGAACTAGAAGAACTAGTGATTGTTAAAGGTTTAAGTTTTGGAATGGATTTAACAAAATATAAATTAGATAGAGATTAA
- the ykgO gene encoding type B 50S ribosomal protein L36, translated as MKVRASVKKRSADCKIVRRKGRLYVINKQNPRFKQRQG; from the coding sequence ATGAAAGTTAGAGCATCAGTTAAAAAAAGAAGTGCCGACTGCAAAATAGTACGCAGAAAAGGTAGATTATATGTAATTAATAAACAAAATCCTAGATTTAAACAAAGACAAGGGTAA
- the rpsK gene encoding 30S ribosomal protein S11: protein MAKASAKKRKVIIDAIGEAHVTASFNNIIISLTNKKGDVISWSSAGKMGFRGSKKNTPYAAQLAAEDCANVAKEAGLRKVKVYVKGPGNGRESAIRSIHNAGIEVTEIIDVTPIPHNGCRPPKRRRV from the coding sequence ATGGCAAAAGCAAGTGCAAAAAAACGTAAAGTAATAATTGATGCTATTGGAGAGGCGCATGTAACAGCATCTTTTAACAATATCATTATTTCTTTAACAAATAAAAAAGGTGATGTTATTTCATGGTCATCAGCTGGAAAAATGGGCTTTAGAGGTTCTAAAAAGAACACACCTTACGCAGCTCAATTAGCAGCAGAAGATTGTGCAAATGTTGCAAAAGAAGCAGGTTTACGTAAAGTAAAAGTTTATGTGAAAGGTCCAGGTAATGGAAGAGAGTCTGCAATTAGATCTATTCATAATGCAGGTATTGAAGTAACAGAAATTATTGATGTTACTCCTATTCCTCACAATGGATGTCGTCCACCGAAAAGAAGAAGAGTTTAA
- the rpsM gene encoding 30S ribosomal protein S13, protein MARIAGIDIPKNKRGVIALTYIFGIGNSRAKQVLADAKVDESIKVQDWTDDQIAAIREQVGSFTIEGELRSEVQINIKRLMDIGCQRGIRHRLGLPLRGQRTKNNSRTRKGKRKTVANKKK, encoded by the coding sequence ATGGCAAGAATAGCAGGTATTGATATTCCAAAGAATAAAAGAGGTGTTATCGCTTTAACTTACATCTTTGGTATAGGGAACAGCAGAGCAAAACAAGTTTTAGCAGATGCAAAAGTAGACGAAAGTATTAAGGTTCAAGATTGGACTGATGATCAAATCGCAGCAATTAGAGAGCAAGTAGGTTCTTTCACTATTGAAGGTGAATTACGTTCTGAAGTTCAGATAAACATCAAACGTTTGATGGATATTGGTTGCCAAAGAGGAATTCGTCATAGATTAGGTCTACCTTTAAGAGGGCAAAGAACTAAAAACAATTCTCGTACAAGAAAAGGTAAGAGAAAAACTGTAGCTAACAAGAAAAAATAA
- the infA gene encoding translation initiation factor IF-1 — MAKQSAIQQDGTITEALSNAMFRVELENGHIVTAHISGKMRMHYIKLLPGDKVKLEMSPYDLSKARITYRY, encoded by the coding sequence ATGGCTAAACAATCAGCAATACAACAAGATGGAACTATTACAGAAGCATTATCAAATGCTATGTTTCGTGTGGAATTAGAAAATGGACATATTGTAACAGCACACATTTCTGGTAAAATGCGTATGCATTATATCAAATTATTACCTGGTGATAAAGTGAAACTAGAAATGAGTCCTTACGATTTATCGAAAGCGAGAATAACTTATAGATATTAA
- the rpsD gene encoding 30S ribosomal protein S4: MARYTGPKTKIARKFGEAIFGEDKNFEKRNFPPGQHGNARRRGKKSEYATQLMEKQKAKYTYGILERQFSNLFKSAQAASGITGEILLQLCESRLDNVVYRMGVSNSRSGARQLVSHRHITVNGSIVNVPSYQLKEGDVVAVREKSKSLVAIEDALASNSNVFEWLTWNNDTKTGTFVKVPERLQIPENIKEQLIVELYSK, from the coding sequence ATGGCAAGATATACAGGACCAAAAACTAAAATTGCTCGTAAATTTGGCGAGGCAATCTTCGGAGAAGATAAAAACTTCGAAAAAAGAAACTTTCCTCCAGGACAACATGGAAATGCAAGAAGAAGAGGAAAAAAATCTGAATATGCTACTCAATTAATGGAGAAGCAAAAAGCAAAGTATACTTATGGTATATTAGAGCGTCAATTCAGTAACTTGTTTAAAAGTGCACAAGCTGCATCTGGAATTACAGGTGAAATCTTATTACAATTATGTGAATCACGTTTAGATAATGTTGTTTACAGAATGGGAGTTTCTAACTCAAGAAGTGGAGCTCGTCAATTAGTTTCTCACAGACATATTACTGTTAATGGTTCTATCGTTAACGTACCATCTTATCAATTAAAAGAAGGAGATGTAGTAGCTGTAAGAGAAAAATCTAAATCTTTAGTAGCTATTGAAGATGCATTAGCTTCTAACAGTAATGTTTTTGAATGGTTAACTTGGAATAATGATACAAAAACTGGAACTTTTGTAAAAGTACCAGAAAGACTACAAATTCCAGAAAACATTAAAGAACAATTAATCGTAGAATTATATTCTAAGTAA